One genomic region from Paramicrobacterium agarici encodes:
- a CDS encoding ATP-binding protein, with translation MSSSRADRAPRAPRRRRSLARTLFVAQLVLIVVVCATLSLTSYFSTRADMREATANRVLSIAQTLANDPFVTNAVQTAQPSDQLQPYALTVMSTAKVDFITIMDRDRTRYTHPDPDQLGKPYIGSIQTALDGESQVEEYVGTLGPSVRAIVPIFGDTGEVTAMVSVGVTLETISVAQAAALPQIIIVALAAIALGGIGSWIVSRYLRRVTLGYGPEQLRSLFAFYDSALHSLREGLVLVDTNGRLVLYNDQAAELLGLPSGGEHDPIAVSELSLPASVRSLFASGRDADDEIHLTRDRVLVVNQKQATQPVGGTRIREGSRGTVATLRDRTDIQELTGELESMTTLSEALRAQTHEHANRLHTVATLIELGREREALDFAVHDQQESQRLTDTFVQSLDEPFITALMIGKAAQAHERGIELTITAAGELPPGSLDARDLVTVTGNLLDNAFDAAASSDARHVWADFAAADGELIITIADSGPGVDTGEIDAIFHLGESSKAAPPRSGGRGYGLVLVRQAVTRLGGTLDVESDGGAIFTVTLPLASRDSGAAAGEGGTDGA, from the coding sequence ATGAGCTCGAGCCGCGCTGACCGCGCACCGCGTGCTCCGCGTCGCCGGCGCTCCCTGGCGCGCACGCTGTTCGTCGCGCAGCTGGTGCTGATCGTCGTCGTGTGCGCGACGCTCAGTCTCACGAGTTATTTCTCGACGCGCGCCGACATGCGCGAGGCCACGGCCAACCGGGTCTTGAGCATCGCGCAGACCCTCGCGAACGATCCGTTCGTGACGAATGCCGTGCAGACGGCGCAGCCCTCGGATCAGCTGCAACCCTATGCGCTCACCGTCATGTCGACGGCGAAGGTCGACTTCATCACGATCATGGACCGCGACCGCACGCGCTACACACATCCGGATCCCGATCAGCTGGGAAAGCCGTATATCGGCAGCATCCAGACCGCGCTCGACGGCGAGAGTCAGGTGGAAGAATACGTCGGCACCCTCGGGCCGTCGGTGCGCGCGATCGTGCCAATCTTCGGCGACACGGGCGAGGTCACGGCGATGGTCTCTGTCGGCGTGACGCTCGAGACGATCTCCGTCGCTCAGGCGGCCGCGCTGCCGCAGATCATCATCGTGGCTCTCGCGGCGATCGCGCTCGGGGGCATCGGCTCGTGGATCGTGAGCCGCTACCTGCGCCGCGTCACCCTGGGCTACGGGCCCGAGCAGCTGCGGAGCCTCTTCGCGTTCTACGATTCGGCGCTGCACTCTCTGCGCGAAGGCCTCGTGCTCGTCGACACCAACGGCCGTCTCGTGCTCTACAACGACCAGGCCGCCGAGCTTCTCGGGCTGCCGAGCGGCGGTGAGCACGACCCGATTGCGGTGTCGGAGCTGAGCCTGCCAGCATCCGTTCGCTCGCTTTTCGCCTCGGGGCGGGATGCTGATGACGAAATCCATCTCACACGAGACCGTGTTCTGGTCGTCAATCAGAAGCAGGCGACGCAGCCGGTCGGCGGCACGCGCATTCGCGAAGGTAGCCGAGGCACGGTCGCGACGCTGCGTGACCGCACCGATATTCAGGAGCTCACGGGCGAGCTCGAATCGATGACGACGCTGTCTGAGGCGCTGCGCGCGCAGACGCACGAGCACGCGAACCGGCTGCACACGGTCGCGACGCTCATTGAGCTGGGGCGCGAGCGTGAGGCGCTCGACTTCGCGGTGCACGACCAGCAGGAGTCGCAGCGACTGACCGACACGTTCGTGCAGTCGCTCGATGAGCCGTTCATCACGGCGCTCATGATCGGTAAGGCCGCGCAGGCGCACGAGCGTGGCATCGAGCTGACGATCACGGCAGCGGGCGAGCTTCCGCCCGGGTCGCTCGACGCCCGCGATCTCGTCACCGTCACGGGCAACCTGCTCGACAACGCGTTCGACGCTGCCGCGAGTTCTGACGCGCGGCATGTGTGGGCCGACTTTGCTGCAGCCGACGGTGAGCTCATCATCACGATCGCGGACTCGGGTCCCGGCGTCGATACGGGTGAGATCGACGCGATCTTCCACCTCGGCGAGTCGAGCAAGGCGGCGCCGCCACGGTCGGGCGGCCGCGGGTATGGCCTCGTTCTCGTGCGGCAGGCCGTGACGAGGCTCGGCGGCACCCTCGATGTGGAATCTGACGGCGGCGCGATCTTCACGGTTACACTTCCCCTGGCGTCGCGCGACAGCGGCGCCGCGGCGGGCGAAGGAGGCACCGATGGCGCGTGA
- a CDS encoding response regulator — protein sequence MARDRDLRVLIVDDDPLTAEAHADYVRRVPGFAVDSVVLTGNDAMSRMDAAAASDSPVDIVLLDMNLTDSHGLDVAYRMHQRGHGADIIAITAVRDLQVVRSAISTGVTQYLIKPFTFAAFREKLENQRAFRLNLTDTGALATQASVDNALSALRSVSQSRLPKGLLEETLAAVSTLLRESDAALSATEVGERLSLSRVTVRRYLEYLAETKQARKQPRHGTPGRPEYEYRWL from the coding sequence ATGGCGCGTGACCGCGACCTGCGGGTGCTCATCGTCGACGACGACCCGCTCACGGCGGAGGCGCACGCGGACTACGTTCGACGCGTGCCTGGCTTCGCGGTCGACAGTGTTGTGCTGACGGGCAACGATGCGATGTCTCGAATGGATGCTGCGGCAGCATCCGACTCCCCCGTCGACATCGTGCTTCTCGACATGAACCTCACCGACTCGCACGGCCTCGACGTCGCCTATCGCATGCATCAGCGCGGGCATGGGGCGGACATCATCGCGATCACGGCGGTGCGCGACTTGCAGGTAGTCAGGTCGGCGATCTCCACCGGGGTGACGCAGTATCTGATCAAGCCGTTCACTTTCGCGGCGTTCCGCGAGAAGCTCGAGAACCAGCGTGCCTTCCGGCTGAACCTGACCGACACCGGGGCGTTGGCCACGCAAGCATCGGTGGACAATGCCCTGAGTGCGCTGCGTTCGGTGTCGCAGAGCCGTCTGCCGAAGGGGCTGCTTGAAGAGACGCTCGCCGCTGTCTCTACGCTGTTGCGTGAATCCGACGCCGCGCTCTCGGCGACGGAGGTCGGCGAGCGCCTCTCCCTCTCGCGGGTGACGGTGCGTCGCTACCTCGAGTACCTCGCGGAGACGAAGCAGGCCCGCAAACAGCCCCGCCATGGCACGCCGGGCCGTCCGGAGTACGAGTACCGCTGGCTCTGA
- a CDS encoding Fic family protein has translation MIQRPRLHNLVKDNYRVLLFIFSRLKINNEGCYRHIGEEAAMAGSAAWPPIAKETLAWKSSVERAQVSRREWALIHTPYEASVTPEVAHLPVSVESDISAEASEVESMMSRFDADFGSVVAPFSSLLLRSESASSSEIEKLSASAQAVAEAEIGERQRGNAALVVANVHAMRAALSLADDISHDTIITMHRTLLDDTAPELTGAYRRQQVWIGGGPQSPHRALFVPPQAKRVQAAMADLVRFARRADVQAIPHIALAHAQFETIHPFLDGNGRTGRALVQAMFRSQGVTQHVTVPVSAGLLADTDGYFAALTAFREGDIEPIIRAFLQATTRGIWNGRRLANDINEITARYNDLLSGIRSDSVAHRISGLLFRQPVVNVKSVIAETGSAPVNIYRALDSMAERGVIREATSKRRNRIWVADDIIDALDAFATRSGKRR, from the coding sequence GTGATCCAGCGACCCCGGCTTCACAACCTTGTTAAAGATAACTACCGGGTGTTGCTATTTATCTTTAGTAGACTAAAGATAAATAACGAGGGATGCTATCGACACATCGGAGAGGAAGCCGCAATGGCAGGATCAGCAGCGTGGCCGCCGATTGCCAAGGAAACCCTGGCGTGGAAATCGTCAGTCGAACGCGCCCAGGTGTCGCGACGCGAGTGGGCATTAATCCACACACCATACGAGGCTTCGGTCACGCCCGAGGTCGCCCATCTCCCTGTGAGCGTAGAATCCGATATTTCGGCGGAGGCAAGCGAAGTCGAATCGATGATGTCGCGTTTCGACGCCGACTTCGGATCGGTCGTAGCGCCGTTCTCGTCGTTATTACTGCGCTCGGAGTCAGCATCGTCGTCAGAGATCGAGAAGCTTTCTGCGTCTGCTCAAGCGGTTGCCGAGGCCGAAATCGGCGAGAGGCAGCGCGGCAACGCGGCGCTTGTTGTTGCAAATGTGCACGCGATGCGCGCAGCCCTGTCCTTAGCCGACGACATCTCTCACGACACAATCATCACCATGCACCGGACCTTGCTTGATGACACCGCGCCCGAACTGACCGGAGCCTATCGTCGTCAACAAGTCTGGATCGGTGGCGGCCCACAGAGTCCGCACCGCGCCTTGTTTGTTCCGCCCCAGGCGAAACGTGTTCAAGCGGCGATGGCTGACCTAGTCCGATTTGCTCGGCGTGCTGATGTCCAGGCGATCCCTCACATTGCTCTCGCACATGCTCAATTCGAGACGATCCACCCGTTTCTCGATGGGAATGGACGCACCGGCCGCGCCCTGGTGCAAGCGATGTTTCGTTCTCAGGGCGTCACGCAGCATGTCACCGTGCCTGTGTCCGCTGGCCTGCTGGCAGACACTGACGGGTACTTTGCTGCGCTCACCGCGTTCCGAGAAGGTGACATCGAGCCGATTATCCGCGCATTCTTGCAAGCCACCACACGCGGCATCTGGAATGGTCGGCGTCTCGCGAACGACATCAACGAGATCACCGCGCGATACAACGACTTGCTCTCAGGAATCCGTTCCGACTCCGTAGCGCACCGAATTTCCGGCCTGTTGTTCCGGCAGCCCGTTGTAAATGTGAAGTCGGTCATCGCCGAGACCGGATCAGCGCCAGTGAATATCTATCGTGCTCTCGACTCGATGGCTGAACGCGGAGTGATTCGCGAAGCCACCTCGAAGCGCCGCAATCGCATCTGGGTCGCCGATGACATTATTGACGCGCTCGACGCATTTGCCACGCGCTCGGGAAAACGTCGATGA
- a CDS encoding exonuclease domain-containing protein: MGYAVVDFETTGILPSYHHRVIEIGVVHVESDGTVSGRWETVVNPQRDLGSQSIHGIRASDVLDAPDFADIVPELAGLLQGRVFVAHNVNFDLRFLQAEFERAGYLLHPQIPSLCTMRLAHSFGLGGSASLAAACESFGIPLGSAHRAGDDAFAAAQLLAVYRRESAMWPDWNQFWADWERSGGAYSYPMLPTKGVLWQQRKGPVEPQSSFLNRLSARLDRDVEPGAESEYLALLDRCLLDRSISVSEAGMLVALADEIGLDRRAAEVLHVGYVDDLVSAAWMDGIVTEAERRELEKVARALEIPVEAVADALATPPAAVATPMTAPLPAMEAFALCPEDMVVLTGEMSRPRSEWSAIIESRGFKTHPNVTKKVSLVAAADPDSLSGKAKKAREYSIPIVDEAGLARLVGL, translated from the coding sequence ATGGGATACGCAGTCGTCGATTTCGAGACCACTGGGATTCTCCCTTCGTACCACCATCGAGTAATCGAAATCGGAGTCGTGCACGTTGAGTCAGACGGCACGGTGTCCGGGCGGTGGGAGACCGTCGTTAACCCGCAGCGTGATCTTGGGTCACAGAGCATTCACGGCATCCGAGCTTCTGATGTTCTTGATGCGCCGGACTTCGCAGACATCGTTCCGGAGCTTGCGGGACTCCTGCAAGGTCGTGTGTTCGTCGCCCATAACGTGAACTTCGACCTGCGGTTTTTGCAGGCCGAGTTTGAGCGCGCGGGGTATCTGCTGCACCCACAGATACCCTCGCTCTGCACGATGCGGCTTGCCCACAGTTTTGGCCTCGGTGGTTCCGCCTCGCTTGCGGCCGCCTGTGAGTCGTTTGGGATACCTCTTGGAAGCGCTCACCGCGCGGGGGATGATGCATTTGCGGCCGCTCAACTTCTCGCGGTGTACCGCAGAGAAAGTGCCATGTGGCCGGATTGGAACCAGTTCTGGGCAGATTGGGAACGGAGCGGCGGCGCGTATTCCTATCCGATGCTTCCCACGAAAGGTGTGCTCTGGCAACAACGTAAGGGTCCTGTCGAGCCGCAATCCAGTTTCTTGAATCGTCTCTCCGCCAGGCTCGACCGTGACGTCGAGCCTGGCGCGGAATCTGAATATCTTGCCCTGCTCGATCGATGCCTGTTGGATCGTTCGATTTCGGTCAGCGAGGCTGGGATGTTGGTCGCTCTCGCCGACGAGATCGGCCTAGACCGCCGAGCAGCCGAGGTGTTGCACGTTGGCTATGTCGACGACTTGGTCAGTGCCGCGTGGATGGACGGAATCGTCACAGAAGCCGAGCGACGAGAGCTTGAGAAGGTGGCTCGGGCTCTTGAGATTCCGGTGGAAGCCGTTGCCGATGCGCTTGCCACTCCTCCGGCAGCAGTTGCTACTCCGATGACGGCGCCATTGCCGGCGATGGAGGCGTTCGCACTTTGCCCGGAAGACATGGTTGTGCTTACCGGAGAGATGAGTAGGCCCCGATCTGAGTGGAGCGCGATCATCGAGTCTCGAGGCTTCAAGACCCATCCAAACGTGACGAAGAAGGTGTCTCTCGTCGCTGCCGCTGACCCTGATTCGCTGTCAGGCAAAGCGAAGAAAGCGCGCGAGTACAGCATCCCGATCGTGGACGAAGCTGGACTCGCCCGTTTAGTCGGACTGTGA
- a CDS encoding TetR family transcriptional regulator, with amino-acid sequence MSRWEPGARRRLEKAAFELFAEQGFAATTVPEITARAGLSTRTFHRYFADKREVVFGGEDVPAEAAQMLADAAPDDEPLDLIMTSLRTFAETRFEGRRDELRMRREIVSSDPGLRERDLQKRETVGKVVHDALIARGVSATQAALLAETSVTLLYVSVQEWLARDDETPLADIIADALNTLRSTLA; translated from the coding sequence GTGAGCAGATGGGAACCGGGCGCGCGCCGAAGGCTCGAGAAGGCGGCCTTCGAGCTCTTTGCCGAGCAAGGCTTTGCGGCGACGACGGTTCCCGAGATCACGGCGCGGGCTGGGCTCAGTACGCGCACTTTTCACCGGTACTTCGCCGATAAGCGCGAGGTGGTCTTCGGGGGAGAGGACGTACCGGCGGAAGCTGCCCAGATGTTGGCGGATGCTGCGCCAGACGACGAACCGCTCGATTTGATTATGACGAGCCTCCGCACGTTCGCCGAGACGCGCTTCGAGGGGCGTCGCGACGAACTCCGGATGCGGCGTGAGATCGTAAGTTCAGACCCTGGCCTGCGGGAGCGTGACCTGCAGAAGCGTGAGACGGTGGGCAAAGTCGTGCATGACGCCCTGATTGCGCGCGGTGTCTCCGCAACGCAAGCTGCGCTGCTGGCCGAAACCAGCGTGACGCTGCTCTATGTCTCGGTGCAGGAGTGGCTCGCTCGCGACGACGAAACGCCTCTCGCCGACATCATTGCGGACGCCCTGAACACTCTCCGCTCGACGCTGGCGTAA
- a CDS encoding NAD-binding protein, with protein MSNDVWIVGGAGRSGRHIATQLRQRGIEPVLVGRNADRLAEAAKDGERTVVAHSIDEIVAEVRRQHPAVVINTVAPFAETAAELVSTGAHYIDIANDMGAISGLLDRNEKLSARGQTAVTGAGFGVTGTESILVKLLEGRPTPARVRVDMLPSLETEAGTVGESLAASLITGLAYRDPRGSRFGRNLMRLVLPDGSEVSTASMPLGDLAAARHVSKAPTVIAASSMAPTGPIRFVAPLASTLLAVRPLQEFAQRQLARVTVKAQPRPREYSWAHAHVEWDDGSVRDGWLRIGDASTFTGTVPAEVARRLLEGDGRAGAFTPASLFGTDLAEACGAEYLPGLVAA; from the coding sequence ATGAGCAACGACGTATGGATTGTGGGCGGCGCAGGCCGAAGCGGACGACACATCGCGACACAGCTGCGGCAGCGCGGCATCGAGCCGGTGCTCGTCGGACGGAACGCCGATCGCCTGGCCGAAGCGGCGAAGGACGGCGAGCGAACGGTCGTGGCCCACTCGATCGATGAGATTGTCGCAGAGGTGCGGCGACAGCATCCTGCCGTCGTGATCAACACAGTCGCACCGTTCGCCGAGACAGCCGCGGAACTCGTGTCGACGGGCGCGCACTATATCGACATCGCCAACGATATGGGTGCGATCTCGGGACTACTCGACCGCAACGAGAAACTTTCCGCGCGCGGACAAACTGCCGTGACCGGCGCCGGGTTCGGCGTGACAGGGACCGAGAGCATCCTCGTGAAGCTCCTCGAAGGTCGCCCGACACCTGCACGGGTTCGCGTCGACATGCTGCCGTCACTGGAGACCGAGGCAGGAACGGTCGGCGAATCGCTCGCCGCGTCTCTCATCACCGGGTTGGCGTACCGCGACCCGCGGGGCAGCCGGTTCGGGAGGAATCTCATGCGGCTCGTCCTGCCGGACGGATCGGAGGTGTCGACGGCGAGCATGCCTCTCGGCGACCTAGCGGCCGCGCGCCACGTCAGCAAGGCGCCCACCGTGATCGCTGCCTCGAGCATGGCACCCACCGGACCGATCCGTTTTGTCGCGCCACTCGCATCGACTCTGCTGGCTGTGCGGCCGCTTCAGGAGTTCGCCCAGCGCCAGCTGGCGCGCGTGACCGTCAAGGCACAGCCGCGCCCTCGGGAGTACTCGTGGGCGCACGCACACGTTGAGTGGGATGACGGCAGCGTGCGCGACGGCTGGCTGCGCATCGGCGATGCGTCGACGTTCACGGGCACGGTGCCGGCGGAGGTCGCTCGCCGTCTGCTCGAGGGCGACGGGCGCGCGGGTGCGTTCACGCCGGCGTCACTCTTCGGCACCGACCTGGCCGAGGCGTGCGGCGCCGAGTACCTGCCGGGGCTCGTTGCCGCGTGA
- a CDS encoding adenosylhomocysteinase: MPRPDDSAPASPTEHQAEAASILAAVNRITNRLIAGTRFAILGGADTARALRAILHGMGGHTVSPAQCEIVVLLGGLTDAEHAEIRSWLLAEYAKDDDGASRLPIVVDHAGVLSAGASEPADLLGDSERVLPEGLRAVRAARGEIVVIDTESLQKPPQRQASAHEDYLAERGLSRIDWAATAMPVTRKLASQLAATGAVRGVRIGIVLVLEPKTAVLAIELARAGADVRVFAPANEVDPEAAAALRTRGIVVLGSPDATEEDDAKQALDLVRWHPDLLIDDGAHLIRLVHEQPDALEQLRGAAEETTSGVRPLREMDAAEKLAVPVVPVNDARVKTLFDNRYGTGQTCAFAIVDLLEEAHSRRISACDPLIATWLVVGYGPVGEGVCRHARALGARVIVAEIDPVRALAAEVDGFEVMPAEHGAREADIVVSATGVRGTIHEQLISAASNGTIFAVAGGTDGELEAPHATWTDRGPQISEVALGERQVIVLAHGHGVNYTASGGNPIEIMDLSFAAQLAAVEQLVAAGVLTDPSALAPGLHPLDPERENDIAHLALAARHGAAASGHSAPVSRVAATGSEPSRYSRDAAPTVLQTDDAAHATVTVYSAPLVIPVTAPRIRDGAVAVRGERILHVGERQWVLQSLRDAGIDFVEEHWDGVITPGLVNAHTHLQYTRMADVATRRYNGFDDWAAAFDRVYDSDGARHDWSAAAAEGARLAVASGTTALADVVTDREAVSALHDAGLHGIAYWEVMGWSNADWRAHGRDAAIADLDSMPATPGVGVSPHAPYSLEVQPLLDIPDVVRNRGMRLHIHLAEAHFENENVSSDDAWVGLNAESFRALRSRGVGVSSTQFVDQLGVLGPDCHIAHGIYMTARDRSLLRARGTSVALCPRSNDVIGLDAPPVAAYLREGNLICVGTDSLSSSPSLDPLADVAHLHRIAREQGYADDDLHQRLFHAATLGGAHALGLSAGPQRIGQLAVGALADLAFFAVSDTSPRAALAELVEAGAGTCRRTIVAGETVFRREEQSA; the protein is encoded by the coding sequence GTGCCGCGCCCCGACGATTCTGCTCCAGCATCCCCCACCGAGCACCAGGCAGAGGCCGCGTCAATTCTTGCGGCGGTGAATCGGATCACGAATCGACTGATCGCCGGCACGCGGTTCGCGATTCTCGGCGGAGCAGACACGGCGAGGGCGCTGCGGGCGATTCTGCACGGCATGGGCGGACACACGGTCTCCCCCGCGCAGTGCGAGATCGTGGTTCTTCTGGGTGGCCTCACCGATGCAGAGCATGCGGAGATTCGCTCATGGCTGCTCGCTGAATACGCCAAGGATGACGACGGTGCTTCTCGACTGCCGATCGTCGTCGATCACGCCGGGGTCTTGAGTGCCGGGGCGTCAGAGCCCGCGGACCTTCTTGGTGACAGCGAGCGCGTGCTCCCCGAAGGCCTCCGGGCCGTGCGGGCAGCACGTGGCGAGATCGTCGTCATCGACACCGAGAGCCTGCAGAAACCGCCGCAGCGCCAGGCATCTGCGCACGAGGACTATCTCGCCGAACGCGGCCTGAGCCGCATCGACTGGGCGGCGACAGCGATGCCCGTCACGCGCAAGTTGGCATCACAGCTTGCGGCCACCGGCGCTGTGCGCGGAGTGCGCATCGGAATCGTGCTGGTGCTTGAGCCGAAGACGGCAGTTCTCGCGATCGAGCTGGCCCGCGCGGGCGCGGACGTGCGCGTGTTCGCGCCGGCGAACGAGGTCGATCCCGAAGCTGCGGCGGCGCTTCGCACGCGCGGGATCGTCGTGCTGGGCTCCCCCGACGCGACAGAAGAGGACGACGCGAAGCAGGCCCTGGACCTCGTGCGATGGCATCCGGACCTGCTGATCGACGACGGCGCCCACCTCATTCGCCTCGTGCACGAGCAACCAGATGCCCTGGAACAGCTGCGTGGCGCCGCCGAGGAGACCACGAGCGGCGTGCGGCCGCTGCGTGAGATGGATGCTGCAGAAAAGCTCGCCGTTCCCGTGGTCCCCGTGAACGACGCTCGCGTCAAGACGCTGTTCGATAACCGGTACGGCACCGGACAGACGTGCGCGTTCGCGATCGTCGACCTGCTCGAGGAGGCACACTCGCGCAGGATCAGCGCGTGCGATCCGCTCATCGCGACGTGGCTCGTGGTCGGCTACGGACCCGTCGGCGAAGGCGTCTGCCGGCACGCCCGTGCACTCGGCGCCCGCGTGATCGTCGCGGAGATCGATCCCGTGCGCGCTCTTGCCGCCGAGGTCGACGGTTTCGAGGTGATGCCGGCGGAACACGGCGCACGAGAAGCGGACATCGTGGTGTCGGCAACGGGGGTGCGCGGCACGATCCATGAGCAGCTGATCAGCGCCGCTAGCAACGGCACGATCTTCGCCGTCGCGGGCGGCACGGATGGCGAACTCGAGGCGCCGCACGCGACGTGGACCGACCGTGGACCGCAGATCAGCGAGGTTGCGCTCGGCGAGCGCCAGGTGATTGTGCTCGCGCACGGGCACGGCGTGAACTACACAGCATCCGGTGGCAACCCCATCGAGATCATGGACCTCTCGTTCGCCGCGCAGCTTGCCGCGGTCGAGCAGCTCGTCGCGGCGGGGGTTCTCACGGACCCATCCGCGCTCGCACCCGGTTTGCACCCGCTCGACCCTGAGCGCGAGAACGATATCGCTCACCTCGCGCTCGCCGCGCGGCATGGCGCCGCAGCATCCGGGCATTCTGCCCCCGTGTCTCGCGTGGCGGCGACGGGTTCCGAGCCCAGCCGCTACTCACGAGACGCCGCGCCCACGGTGCTGCAGACGGATGACGCCGCTCACGCCACCGTCACGGTGTACAGCGCGCCGCTCGTGATCCCGGTGACGGCACCGCGCATTCGCGACGGCGCTGTCGCCGTGCGCGGCGAGCGGATTCTGCACGTCGGCGAGCGCCAGTGGGTGCTGCAGTCGCTGCGCGATGCCGGGATCGACTTCGTCGAAGAGCACTGGGACGGGGTGATCACACCGGGGCTCGTCAACGCGCACACGCACCTGCAGTACACGCGCATGGCCGACGTCGCCACACGGCGATACAACGGCTTCGACGACTGGGCCGCGGCATTCGACCGGGTGTACGACAGCGACGGCGCACGGCACGACTGGAGCGCGGCCGCCGCCGAGGGTGCGCGGCTCGCCGTGGCGTCGGGGACGACAGCCCTGGCCGACGTCGTGACCGACCGCGAGGCGGTGTCGGCGCTGCACGACGCCGGCCTGCACGGCATCGCCTACTGGGAAGTCATGGGCTGGAGTAACGCCGACTGGCGCGCCCACGGACGCGACGCCGCGATCGCCGACCTCGACAGCATGCCCGCCACCCCGGGCGTCGGCGTCTCACCGCACGCGCCGTATTCGCTCGAGGTGCAGCCTCTTCTCGACATTCCCGATGTGGTGCGCAACCGCGGCATGCGGCTGCACATCCACCTCGCCGAAGCGCACTTCGAGAACGAGAATGTCTCGAGCGACGACGCGTGGGTGGGCCTGAACGCCGAGAGCTTCAGAGCGCTGCGCAGCCGCGGCGTCGGTGTCAGTTCGACGCAGTTCGTCGATCAGCTCGGCGTGCTCGGCCCCGACTGCCATATCGCCCACGGCATCTACATGACCGCCCGCGACCGTTCGCTGCTGCGCGCACGCGGAACCTCCGTCGCACTCTGCCCGCGCTCGAACGACGTGATCGGGCTCGACGCACCGCCCGTCGCGGCATACCTGCGCGAGGGAAATCTCATCTGCGTCGGCACTGACTCGCTCTCGTCATCGCCGAGCCTCGACCCGCTCGCAGACGTGGCGCACCTGCACAGAATCGCGCGCGAACAAGGCTATGCCGACGACGATCTGCACCAGCGGCTCTTCCACGCCGCGACACTCGGCGGAGCGCACGCCCTCGGCCTCAGCGCCGGACCGCAGCGCATCGGGCAGCTCGCCGTCGGCGCCCTCGCGGACCTCGCGTTCTTCGCCGTGAGCGACACGTCGCCGCGAGCAGCACTGGCCGAGCTCGTCGAGGCCGGAGCCGGAACATGCCGGCGCACGATCGTCGCCGGCGAGACCGTCTTTCGCAGAGAGGAACAGTCGGCATGA
- a CDS encoding cupin domain-containing protein: MTYDAIRELSLEQHPEGGWFRRTYTAADALATPGGERPAATLIHFWLPAGEHSRWHVVASDEIWMWHGPGSLRLELGGTSDQPRDTGDGGLLAAPGTVGATQQLIVPGGCWQRTVPGDDDVLVSCLVTPGFDFADWRLAD, translated from the coding sequence ATGACGTACGACGCCATTCGCGAGCTGTCGCTTGAACAGCATCCTGAGGGCGGCTGGTTCCGCCGAACCTACACGGCCGCCGACGCGCTGGCCACACCCGGCGGGGAGCGCCCCGCTGCGACGCTCATTCACTTCTGGCTGCCTGCAGGAGAGCACTCGCGCTGGCACGTCGTCGCCTCGGACGAGATCTGGATGTGGCACGGCCCCGGCTCCCTGCGACTCGAGCTTGGCGGAACGAGTGACCAGCCGCGCGACACGGGCGACGGCGGACTGCTCGCCGCACCCGGAACGGTCGGCGCGACACAGCAGCTGATCGTTCCAGGCGGATGCTGGCAGCGCACGGTTCCGGGCGACGACGACGTGCTCGTGAGCTGCCTCGTGACGCCCGGCTTCGACTTTGCCGATTGGCGCCTCGCCGACTGA